One Cardiocondyla obscurior isolate alpha-2009 linkage group LG02, Cobs3.1, whole genome shotgun sequence genomic window, attgaaattttttttttattttatataattaaattgttcccagataataatgtatttcttttaGATGAGCAGTTCAGACAGAGCTTTGGTCAATGCAATTCGTGAAATTAATGGTATGGCAGATCGTATTAATTTACCAAAAACCATTGTCGACCGAGCTAATACCTTGTTCAAGCAAGTGCACGACGGCAAGAACCTAAAAGGCCGTGCGAACGACGCAATCGCTTCCGCGTGTTTATACATTGCCTGCCGACAAGAGGGTGTACCGCGTACATTTAAAGAGATTTGCGCAGTCAGCAAGATAAGCAAGAAAGAGATCGGTcgatgttttaaattaattcttaaagcTCTTGAAACTAGCGTGGATCTCATCACAACGGGTGATTTCATGTCCAGATTCTGTTCTAATCTCGGCCTTCCTAATATGGTACAAAGAGCCGCAACACATATCGCTAGGAAAGCGGTTGAGATTGATATTGTACCTGGAAGATCGCCCATTTCTGTTGCTGCTGCAGCAATTTATATGGCCTCACAGGTATGCAGAACAATGACGATACTGCATTTCGCAACTAATGGACATTATCTTATTTTCGTGCATTCGTTCTTTCACATAGGCGTCAGACGACAAGAGATCGCAAAAGGAGATTGGAGATATCGCTGGGGTTGCAGACGTTACGATACGACAGTCTTATAAATTGATGTATCCGCATGCAATTAAGCTTTTCCCAGAAGATTTCAAATTTGCTACACCAATTGATCAGTTACCACAGATGTAAACTCAGAAAGGCTTCCTTCactcgaaatatatttaattatttaaaaaaaatacttattttttatcatagaCGTAATGTTTATGCAAATGCaacttgattattttaaacagGGTACATTCCTAAATTATATACgcacttaattattttctatcttaGCACTGATAATagtgtattaatattttgttcaaAATTCTCTCAtattctttgttttctttgcTTATCGAAATGTATTGCTTagacaaaatatatttagtacagattatattatgttttgtattctgcaatataaaattgtctcaTTACACTTTTTATAGCATATAGAATTTACtataagtatattatattatattcttttatttataagtttgCAATGTAGGAGcggcaaaataaaaactgcGTTAATAGTACGTTGTTGTGCAGATATGACAATAATTTTGTCTGCTGCACTAttcaaataacaaatattatcaGATGGccttatattatttaatatactacgtataatatatatatttatcgatgtaattatataatcaaCTTTAGTCATAGTtacatattatacaattttccATTGATTGTACttctattttttatgtatatgtaaccaatatatacttttaattataaaattaatatttataaagtatatatagTAAAAAGAATAAGTTTAGAATATATGTAAAAGATATATGTACAAAATGGAAAAGTGGAAAGAAAAACATGAAACTATGTACATATGTGCGCGTAATATGTTAAATGATGTGTCTCCTACAAAATGTTCATAAGTTTTTAGATTTGctataaagttttaaaatacattacacATACCTGCCATTAGTTGCGTGATATAACTGAAAATCGAtatattgtatgtatatacaataaGATATtgtgtaaaacaaattttgtgatattcaagaaaatgtaagaaaaaaaaaaaaaataacatatcgTAATGTTATCAGATATTTATGATTCGCCAATTTATATCTAATGTATACGATATTCTCAAACACATACAAATATATCAGCCGATTACACGCCGCATTACGTGTCGAacttattttcaatataatattctgacgtttattttttttttttttttgactgaTAGAGAGAACTTGATAAAAACGTTTTGTAATCTTACAAATGTATTGTAAGCTTCGATAACAACGCAAATATGCGCAATAGGTTTCCTTGACACACGAACTGTATTTATTAGCTTTGGAAAGTCAAAGGTGTATGTACAAGGAAACTGAATCATTCATTTTATACCTCTTGTTATTTCCTGTTAGAATATATCATACAATTTGGTTTTGAAATCCGACAAATgtttggaaaattaatttttattcttatttcaaCGTTTGAAAAGAATTCGATTGCGCGCCTCCGTTCTCCATTCTGATTCTTACGTGATCACGTGGCACAAATGAGTGAGAGGAGAAcgacgagagagagacagagagctttagaaaaacagctgatttgaaaagaaaaggatttaAAGTAGAAAAGTTGTATCTATCATAAGTAGGAGCAAATCGTGAATTgtgtacaataatttaatctgaCTGGTGATTAAGTTGTAATATGAAACTGTCTCGTCTTCATATTTaagatagataaaaaatttcgtaatttgAGGAGGCTAAGAGGATTTTTTGTCGTATTTCTCAATCATATTTAcatgtatgtatttatattgtatataatataagaaCGAAGAATGTTAAGGTAGtcatatattgtatattaaccttagtttttactttaaaagtGACAGCATTGACTTTACTTTCGGATTCAGTATACAAATTGTTCTCTTGCACCTTCTTGTAATTGCAAGATGAGTATGACGCCTCCTGTTAAGCCACCACGAGGAATTAAACCGACGAAAGAAACGGTAAGTAAATCCTACAGTTAAGACAAAatgttgaataaattttctcatttGTGTACATCTTGCAGAGTGGTTTACTGATCTCTGTAATTCGTGCTCTATCAGCGAGCGAAACAAATGAACAACGTGAGATTGAGAAAGCCAAGTTGGAAAAGGAGTACAAACGAAGCGATCAACGGCTGGAAGAATTAGTTTCGTCACATGACCAGGACCTTATGGAGGTTATGCAAGTAATTATGgacatatgtattttttaattaaaaatcaggAAACTcaattacttctttttttaatatgatgCATTATCTTAGATATTCAGCGAACTATCTGAGAAAGTTACATCATCGCGGGAAAAAATTCATGCAGTGAAAGAGAATCTGAATGCCTGCAAACAGTTGCTAAGATGTAAACGAGAGGAATTACTAAACTTATGGTTAGAGGGAATAGAACATAAACAAGTCTTACATCTCCTAAAAGACGTGTACGTTGTATCGATATGTTTcggattataaaaatattgttcttCATGcttaattgaatataaatctaaattaatttttttttgtttagaaCGTCAGATTCGTGCGGACGTATGATATTAGCAGAGCCTGAGCTGTTACCATTGTCCAATACATCTCACGACACGCATCCTACAACAGATCaatagttataaattttatcgctttgtaatataaaatatttatatgcaatataaTTAGTCACAAATCTTATaactgtatataaaaatatattaaggcaacaatatttaaaaaattatgacagAAATTCAAAGTTACTGATGGGAGTCGATCGCCAACAAATTATGAACAAATTGAGGTGAGATAGTGAGGTGAGATAGTGATGTAGCTTCACGGGTGATGTCAAAGTCGtcaaaattaaacaaagtAACGCTGCGAAAAGATGGCGCTTCTGTTATTTCCGCTATTTCGTATCAGCTGACATTTGCTATGACCACGAGCACCGCGAGTGTCCGAGGGGTCTGAGGGGCGATCGCGAGTATACGATTTTCTGCCACTCCGGTTTTCTCTGTGTTCATGAGCGGTGTAACCGGCAGGACACTGCTTCTTCGACGAAGCCGTTTatcagttatttaatttttttcgtacacCGGATTGTTAACTATTTCACACGTTAATACTCGTAATTTATACAGCACTTGATACAAGCGTCAGGTTtaacaagtttaattaattttattaaaatgagtAACCAAAAGACGGTACCGAACGGCATAAAGTTCCTCATCGGTGGAACCTCTGGGTTTGtgtctctttttatttttcttttctttaatgttTCCCTTCGACATGTGACAGCTGTGTTAAATGAACAGTCACGAAacaaatctgaaaaaaaaaagtgtacaTTGTTATCTAATTGTTATCGGAAGTTTTCGAAGTCGTAAACGTAGAGTTCGAAGGTCGATATTAAATCTAATCGGAGTTCATAACAAATAAACTAACTGATATTTTGCTGTTAACTactagaaaagaaagagaaaaggaatgTTTAGTTTTCATGATGAtgcaatatgtatatatgtataaatatattattggcATGTTATAAATAGAATTGTAGCCTTGGATAGATTGAAgtagcttttctttttataccaAGCACAATGTTTTACAGcactgtatattattttaattattttaataaattaattttatttagtttccaaccgaaataaataatattaatatagctCAAACTGGATCGAGTAATGTAATGAGTCGCCATAAATCACAAGTTTATATCCTttcaagatataattaatatgtttaattacagCATGGCAGCGACATGTTTCGTACAAccattagatttaataaaaaatcgtatGCAACTGAGTGGTACGAAAACGTCGACATTGACCGTCACATCGgctattttgaaaaatgaagGCGTTTTGGCGTTATACTCCGGTTTATCTGCTGGTTTGATGCGACAAGCCACATATACTACTACTAGACTTGGCATATATACTTGGCTCATGGAACTTTCTTcgtaagttaaatttatatgtaatttagatcgtacagttaattaaaaaaaaaaaaaaaaattaaaatgaatttgttaataaaaatatacttgatACTTAGAAAAGAAGCACAGCCGAGTTTTGTTGTAAAAGCATTACTTGGTATGACGGCTGGGTGTGTCGGGGCGTTTGTTGGTACACCAGCAGAAGTAGCTTTAATCAGAATGACAGCGGATGGCAGATTACCTATTggtaaatttttgttattccTAGCGATAAGATTGTTATTTTAGCGTTATTAGTTTAATATATGTActtgaaaatgataaaattaatatattttaattacatccagccgagagacgcaactacaaaaatgtatttgatGCGTTATTCCGTATAATTAGAGAGGAAGGTCTCTTTACGTTGTGGCGCGGTGCTATTCCTACTATGGGACGAGCAATGGTTGTAAACGCAGCTCAATTGGCATCATACTCTCAGGCAAAACAAGCATTGCTGGACACAGGTTTGTAGAAAAAGCTACGCCATTATTCGACATGCATTAGtctatacaaatttaattatttattcgatgcattgtatttttaaataggatATTTCGAAGAGAATATCGTGCTACATTTTGCAAGCTCCATGATTTCTGGATTAGTCACCACTGCTGCTTCCATGCCTGTAGATATAGCTAAAACAAGGTATTATACGAATTCGAAgttttctataataataaaaaataataaaaaattctaatttataattacttccAGAATCCAAAATATGAAAACGATCAACGGCAAACCAGAGTTCACAGGCGCAATTGATGTCCTGACTAAGGTTGTCAGAAACGAGGGATTGTTTGCATTATGGAAAGGATTCTTCCCGTATTATGCACGTCTCGGGCCGCATACAGTCCTCACATTCATTTTCCTTGAGCAAATGACCACTGCTTACAAAACACACTTATAGTTGTAACTGTGTGCGTTTGCAggaaattgttattaatgGCTTAAAGGTTTATATGGaatctttatcatttttttttgtctttgcTTTAGCGCGGAATCttcagaaatattatttttatattaaactcaTTTTATAGCATCTATTTACTGTCGGGTGTTATGCACACaattgcaatataattttatataaacgtatattaaatacgtatattaaataataaagaccATAGTAGCCTTTAAAGGGAAACGATTATGTgctaaaatctttaatttttgagaAGTATATTCTCATCTTCCGATTAAAATACGACGAATGTACAAAGATAGATTTCCATTTCAATGTAAGTATAgtttatgcattttaaatttcCTGCCATATAACTTGATACATGAGCAATGTATTAagatattttactatttttttttaaagtaacaaaaacgtatgttttatatataaaatgtggAGCTCGTCTTacacaaacttttttttgtagacGTGATTTAAGTCTTAATCActgttattttgtaaaaatttgtttaatttgtgCTGTAAATATCATGTATTATGTAACGAAATATCGCTGTTATTCCTAGGCATAAACGTTGAACAAATGTATACTAAAATGACATTAATGtgttaaaaagtattaaagaattaatacaaAGATGTGTCAATATTGTACATTATTAGAGtaacaaatttaaagatttagcaataaaatatattttgagtGTAAGTtggtatttatataatttccgagtgaaaatctgatcaacgtagaaaataatttacaagttaaaagaaaaaaaaaaaaaaaagacgaaattacttattattattgaacGATCGAAAAGTACATTTTCGATCGTTCACATAAATTGCATAAATCACAATTAAAAGCTGCAGTTCTACCTtcttaaaattgaaacttatttttcttttgcattgtAAATTTACGTTAGATGAAAATTATTGGCAATACGAATTGAAGTAATCATATGCAACAAGTGTCACGAAACCAAAGATGAAACTCAGGGACATTTCGATTAAACCTAATTCACACAGAATGGTGCAAGCGTCATAacaaatattgattttttgcGATTGAAAAAcgtcaaatatatattttagatcgATCTCCTTTTATCGTGCGAGCAACTCGAAGCAGAtgacggaaaataaaaatgttcctTGAGCATGCAAACACTTTTGGCGTCAAAGAATAGAACTCGTTTGTTTACGCAGCTGTACAAATATAGATCGAAAATCGCCGGTTGCAGTTATGTAAGTCACACATAGACATTTAATGTGATATGatcgtgataattaaatttcttatcaaTTTAAATCGCGATGAATTAACTTGATGCAAATTTCTACCTTTGAGGTTATAAACGATATGCTGtcaacgaattaattaaatatccgtgtcgattacaaataattggtgctaaaatatgaaattaagaattaatttatcgcatGATAATTATTGAAGGGCTTTTAAGGAAATTTACAcgtagttaaattaatttacaagtaTGTCAAAGAAACAAAGAGATTGTGCTTGGGGAGAAGATGGCTTTGAACACTGGGTGAGTATAtgtaaactattaattaattatttattatt contains:
- the Sec8 gene encoding exocyst complex component 4, with protein sequence MSMTPPVKPPRGIKPTKETSGLLISVIRALSASETNEQREIEKAKLEKEYKRSDQRLEELVSSHDQDLMEVMQIFSELSEKVTSSREKIHAVKENLNACKQLLRCKREELLNLWLEGIEHKQVLHLLKDVTSDSCGRMILAEPELLPLSNTSHDTHPTTDQ
- the Tfiib gene encoding transcription initiation factor IIB, with amino-acid sequence MASSSRNAVNKVCCYAHPDALLIEDYRAGDQICSECGLVVGDRVIDVGSEWRTFSNEKSGVDPSRVGGPENHLLNGADLSTMIGPGTGAASFDGFGTAKYQNRRTMSSSDRALVNAIREINGMADRINLPKTIVDRANTLFKQVHDGKNLKGRANDAIASACLYIACRQEGVPRTFKEICAVSKISKKEIGRCFKLILKALETSVDLITTGDFMSRFCSNLGLPNMVQRAATHIARKAVEIDIVPGRSPISVAAAAIYMASQASDDKRSQKEIGDIAGVADVTIRQSYKLMYPHAIKLFPEDFKFATPIDQLPQM
- the LOC139108733 gene encoding mitochondrial 2-oxoglutarate/malate carrier protein, yielding MSNQKTVPNGIKFLIGGTSGMAATCFVQPLDLIKNRMQLSGTKTSTLTVTSAILKNEGVLALYSGLSAGLMRQATYTTTRLGIYTWLMELSSKEAQPSFVVKALLGMTAGCVGAFVGTPAEVALIRMTADGRLPIAERRNYKNVFDALFRIIREEGLFTLWRGAIPTMGRAMVVNAAQLASYSQAKQALLDTGYFEENIVLHFASSMISGLVTTAASMPVDIAKTRIQNMKTINGKPEFTGAIDVLTKVVRNEGLFALWKGFFPYYARLGPHTVLTFIFLEQMTTAYKTHL